One genomic region from Streptomyces sp. Li-HN-5-11 encodes:
- the ggt gene encoding gamma-glutamyltransferase gives MRRRVTRKLAVLAVSAAVMSVGAAAPPAARSAGVQKVPVAVGYGGAVASVDADATAAGIEVLRKGGNAVDAAVATAAALGVTEPYSSGIGGGGYFVYYDAKSRTVHTIDGRETAPLTADSQLFVENGKPLAFADAVSSGLSVGTPGTAATWQTALEKWGTRRLGTVLKPAERIARDGFTVDSTFRQQTADNEKRFRYFPDTAKLFLPGGGLPAVGSTFKNPALARTYQELGREGISALYHGDIGEDIVKTVDKPPVDPASGWNARPGKLSAKDLAVYGAKFQAPTKTSYRGLGVYSIAPSSSGGTTVGEALNILERTDLSKASEVQYLHHFIEAGRIAFADRGRWVGDPAYEDVPTRQLLSQRFADSRACLIKDDAVLTSPLAPGDPRHPQPCSSAGKAAPTTYEGDNTTHLTVADRWGNVVSYTLTIEQTGGSAMTVPGRGFLLNNELTDFSFTPANPAVHDPNLPGPSKRPRSSISPTIVLDRQGRPVVALGSPGGATIITTVLQTLTEFLDRHLPLVDAIAAPRASQRNAARTELEPALYNSVLRTQLEAIGHSFTLNPEIGAATGVQRLPGGKWLAAAEKVRRGGGSAMVVDPAP, from the coding sequence GGCCGTCGGTTACGGCGGCGCCGTCGCGAGCGTCGACGCCGACGCCACGGCCGCCGGCATCGAGGTCCTGAGAAAGGGCGGCAACGCGGTCGACGCGGCTGTCGCCACCGCCGCCGCGCTCGGCGTCACCGAGCCCTACTCCTCCGGCATCGGCGGTGGCGGCTACTTCGTCTACTACGACGCCAAGTCCCGTACGGTCCACACCATCGACGGCCGTGAGACGGCGCCCCTGACCGCCGACTCCCAGCTGTTCGTGGAGAACGGCAAGCCGCTCGCCTTCGCCGACGCCGTCAGCAGCGGCCTGAGCGTCGGCACCCCGGGTACGGCGGCCACCTGGCAGACGGCCCTGGAGAAGTGGGGCACCAGGCGGCTCGGCACGGTGCTGAAGCCCGCCGAGCGGATCGCGCGCGACGGGTTCACCGTCGACAGCACCTTCCGTCAGCAGACAGCTGACAACGAGAAACGCTTCCGCTACTTCCCCGACACCGCCAAGCTGTTTCTGCCGGGCGGTGGTCTGCCCGCCGTCGGCTCGACCTTCAAGAACCCCGCACTCGCCCGGACGTATCAGGAGCTGGGCCGCGAGGGCATCAGCGCCCTCTACCACGGCGACATCGGCGAGGACATCGTCAAGACCGTCGACAAGCCGCCGGTGGACCCGGCATCGGGCTGGAACGCCCGCCCCGGCAAACTGTCGGCGAAGGACCTCGCCGTCTACGGCGCCAAGTTCCAGGCGCCCACGAAGACCTCGTACCGCGGACTCGGCGTCTACTCGATCGCGCCCTCCTCCTCCGGCGGCACCACGGTCGGCGAGGCGCTCAACATCCTGGAGCGGACGGACCTGTCGAAGGCCAGTGAGGTCCAGTACCTGCACCACTTCATCGAGGCCGGCCGTATCGCGTTCGCCGACCGCGGCCGCTGGGTCGGCGACCCCGCCTACGAGGACGTACCGACCAGGCAGCTGCTGTCGCAGAGGTTCGCCGACTCACGGGCCTGCCTCATCAAGGACGACGCGGTCCTCACCAGCCCGCTCGCGCCCGGCGACCCCCGGCATCCCCAGCCCTGCTCCAGCGCCGGGAAGGCCGCGCCGACGACGTACGAGGGTGACAACACCACACATCTGACGGTCGCCGACCGGTGGGGCAACGTCGTCTCCTACACCCTCACCATCGAGCAGACCGGCGGCAGCGCCATGACCGTCCCCGGCCGCGGCTTCCTGCTCAACAACGAGCTGACGGACTTCTCCTTCACCCCGGCCAATCCGGCCGTGCACGACCCCAACCTGCCGGGACCGAGCAAGCGCCCCCGCTCGTCCATCTCGCCGACCATCGTGCTGGACCGGCAGGGCCGGCCGGTCGTGGCGCTCGGTTCGCCCGGCGGGGCCACCATCATCACCACCGTGCTGCAGACCCTGACCGAGTTCCTCGACCGGCACCTGCCGCTCGTCGACGCGATCGCCGCACCGCGCGCCAGCCAGCGCAACGCGGCCAGGACCGAACTCGAACCGGCGCTCTACAACAGCGTTCTGAGGACACAGCTGGAGGCGATCGGCCACTCCTTCACGCTCAACCCGGAGATCGGCGCCGCCACCGGTGTCCAGCGCCTGCCCGGCGGCAAGTGGCTCGCGGCGGCGGAGAAGGTACGGCGGGGCGGCGGCTCGGCGATGGTGGTCGACCCGGCGCCGTAG
- a CDS encoding ATP-dependent Clp protease ATP-binding subunit — MTSGFIGPEGDPFGEFLARFFGGPRPGPRQIDIGRLLSQPARELVRGAAQYAAEHGSRDLDTEHLLRAALATEPTRSLLSRAGADPDSLATQIDERSGPVKQPPGETTPPTSLSLTPAVKRALLDAHDMARASGAGYIGPEHVLSALAANPDSAAGHILNAARFAAGGLPPQAPEAAAPPRAERQRSAATPTLDKYGRDLTDLARQGRIDPVIGREQEIEQTIEVLSRRGKNNPVLIGDAGVGKTAIVEGLAQRIADGDVPDVLIGRRVVALDLTGVVAGTRYRGDFEERLNNIVTEIRTNSERLIVFIDELHTVVGAGAGGEGGAMDAGNILKPALARGELHIVGATTLEEFRRIEKDAALARRFQPILVPEPSAADALEILRGLRDRYEAHHQVRYADEALVAAVELSDRYLTDRRLPDKAIDLIDQAGARVRLRARTKGTDVRAMERELDQLVLDKDQAVADEQYERATQLRDRIAELKQHLAEAGGDGEADEGQNLEVTAEAVAEVVSRQTGIPVSSLTQEEKERLLGLEGHLHRRVVGQDEAVGVVAEAVLRSRAGLASPDRPIGSFLFLGPTGVGKTELARALAEALFGSEDRMVRLDMSEYQERHTVSRLVGAPPGYVGHEEAGQLTEVVRRHPYSLLLLDEVEKAHPDVFNVLLQVLDDGRLTDAQGRTVDFTNTVIVMTSNLGSEAITRRGAGIGFGAGGTDAAEEARREQILRPLREHFRPEFLNRIDEVVVFRQLTAEQLRQITDLLLEKTRRLLHAQGVTVEFTDGAVEWLAQRGYQPEYGARPLRRTIQREVDNQLSRLLLDGTVGEGSRVTVGVEDGHLAFRTQGAASAPGL, encoded by the coding sequence ATGACCAGCGGCTTCATCGGCCCGGAGGGCGACCCCTTCGGCGAATTCCTCGCCCGCTTCTTCGGTGGACCGCGCCCCGGTCCCCGACAGATCGACATCGGCCGGCTGCTCAGCCAGCCGGCCCGGGAACTCGTACGGGGCGCGGCCCAGTACGCGGCCGAACACGGCAGCCGCGACCTGGACACCGAGCACCTGCTGCGGGCGGCGCTCGCCACCGAACCCACGCGCAGCCTGCTCAGCCGGGCCGGCGCGGACCCCGACTCGCTCGCCACGCAGATCGACGAGCGGTCCGGGCCCGTCAAGCAGCCCCCGGGCGAGACGACACCGCCCACCTCCCTCTCCCTCACTCCGGCCGTCAAGCGCGCCCTGCTCGACGCGCACGACATGGCGCGGGCCAGCGGCGCCGGGTACATCGGCCCGGAACACGTGCTCAGCGCGCTCGCCGCGAACCCCGACTCGGCCGCCGGGCACATCCTGAACGCGGCCCGGTTCGCGGCCGGCGGTCTGCCGCCGCAGGCGCCGGAGGCGGCCGCGCCGCCGCGTGCCGAGCGGCAGCGGTCGGCGGCGACCCCCACCCTCGACAAGTACGGGCGGGACCTCACCGATCTGGCCCGCCAGGGGCGTATCGACCCGGTGATCGGGCGGGAGCAGGAGATCGAGCAGACCATCGAGGTGCTCTCCCGGCGCGGCAAGAACAACCCGGTGCTGATCGGTGACGCGGGGGTCGGCAAGACGGCGATCGTCGAGGGGCTCGCACAGCGGATCGCCGACGGGGACGTGCCCGACGTCCTCATCGGCCGCCGGGTGGTGGCCCTGGACCTGACGGGCGTGGTCGCGGGCACCCGCTACCGCGGGGACTTCGAGGAGCGGCTGAACAACATCGTCACCGAGATCCGCACCAACTCCGAGCGCCTCATCGTCTTCATCGACGAGCTGCACACCGTCGTCGGCGCCGGCGCGGGCGGCGAGGGCGGCGCGATGGACGCGGGCAACATCCTCAAGCCCGCGCTGGCGCGCGGTGAGCTGCACATCGTGGGCGCCACCACGCTGGAGGAGTTCCGGCGGATCGAGAAGGACGCGGCGCTGGCCCGCCGCTTCCAGCCGATCCTGGTGCCCGAACCGTCCGCGGCGGACGCGCTGGAGATCCTGCGCGGGCTGCGCGACCGCTACGAGGCCCACCACCAGGTCCGCTACGCCGACGAGGCGCTGGTGGCCGCCGTGGAGCTGTCCGACCGCTATCTCACCGACCGCCGCCTGCCGGACAAGGCGATCGACCTGATCGACCAGGCCGGCGCCCGGGTACGGCTGCGGGCGCGCACCAAGGGCACGGACGTACGGGCCATGGAGCGCGAGCTCGACCAGCTGGTCCTGGACAAGGACCAGGCGGTCGCGGACGAACAGTACGAGCGGGCCACGCAGTTGCGCGACCGCATCGCCGAGCTGAAGCAGCATCTCGCCGAGGCGGGCGGGGACGGCGAGGCCGACGAGGGCCAGAACCTCGAAGTGACCGCGGAGGCCGTCGCCGAGGTGGTGTCCCGGCAGACCGGCATCCCCGTCAGCAGCCTCACCCAGGAGGAGAAGGAGCGACTGCTGGGCCTGGAGGGGCATCTGCACCGGCGGGTGGTCGGGCAGGACGAGGCCGTCGGCGTGGTCGCCGAGGCGGTGCTGCGCTCCCGCGCCGGGCTGGCCAGCCCCGACCGGCCGATCGGCAGCTTCCTGTTCCTGGGCCCCACCGGTGTCGGCAAGACGGAGCTGGCGCGGGCGCTCGCGGAGGCGCTGTTCGGCAGCGAGGACCGCATGGTCCGCCTGGACATGAGCGAGTACCAGGAGCGGCACACCGTCAGCCGGCTGGTGGGCGCGCCGCCCGGGTACGTGGGCCACGAGGAGGCCGGCCAGCTCACCGAGGTGGTGCGCCGGCACCCGTACTCACTGCTCCTCCTCGACGAGGTGGAGAAGGCGCACCCGGACGTCTTCAACGTCCTGCTCCAGGTGCTCGACGACGGGCGGCTCACCGACGCGCAGGGCCGCACGGTGGACTTCACCAACACGGTCATCGTGATGACCAGCAACCTCGGCTCGGAGGCCATCACGCGGCGCGGCGCCGGCATCGGCTTCGGCGCGGGCGGCACGGACGCGGCCGAGGAGGCGCGGCGCGAGCAGATCCTGCGGCCGCTGCGGGAGCACTTCCGGCCCGAGTTCCTCAACCGCATCGACGAGGTCGTCGTCTTCCGGCAGCTCACCGCCGAGCAGTTGCGGCAGATCACCGATCTGCTGCTGGAGAAGACGCGGCGGCTGCTGCACGCGCAGGGTGTCACCGTGGAGTTCACCGACGGGGCCGTGGAGTGGCTGGCCCAGCGCGGCTACCAGCCCGAGTACGGTGCCCGTCCGCTGCGCCGCACCATTCAGCGGGAGGTCGACAACCAGCTGTCCCGGCTGCTCCTCGACGGCACGGTCGGGGAGGGCAGCCGGGTCACGGTGGGCGTCGAGGACGGACACCTGGCGTTCCGCACACAGGGGGCGGCGTCCGCCCCCGGGCTGTGA